The DNA region ACGAGCTGGCGTGGCGCGACTCGGCGTTCGCGCCGCCTTCTCAGGTCATGGACGGCGACAACTCGACGCCCTCGGTGGGAGCCTCGCGACTGCCCTGGTCGACCACCGTCGTGCACGGTCCGATGTGGCGTCACCTCGTCGATCTCGCCGTGCCGGGCGTTTCGTGGGCGGTGCTGCCGCCCGGCAACTCGGGGCGCGGCCCCCACGCGCGCGACCTGCTCGATGCGTGGTCGAACCGCGAATACATCCCGCTCCATCTCGACTGGTCGCGGATCGATGAGTTGAAAGAAAGCGAGTGGCGACTCGAACCGAGGGGACGGCGCTAGACCCGCGCCAGATCCCGCATCGCACGCAGCATGTCGTCTTTCTGCGGCAGGATCAGCTCTTCGCTGGTCGGCGCGTACGCGCAGAACACGTCCATCGCGGCGACTCGCTTGACCGGCGCATCGAGGTCCCAGAACAGATCGTCTGAAACGCGTGCGGCGATCTCGGCACCGAAGCCACAGGTGAGCGTGTCCTCGTGGGCCACGATCACGCGACCGGTCTTTCGCACCGAGCGCGCGATCGCTTCCATGTCGAACGGCATCACGGTTCGAAGGTCGAGAATCTCGACTTCGATCCCTTCCTCTGCGAGCTCCTGCGCGGCCAGGTAGCTTCGCTGCACCAGTGCACCGTACGTCACGACCGTCACGTCGCTGCCCTCTCTCACCACCCGCGCGCGGCCGAACGGCACCGTGTACTCGGGGCCCGGGTACGGTGACTTGGCGTAGGGCTGGCGGTAGAGGTGCTTGTGCTCGAGGAACAACACCGGATCCTCACTGCGCAGTGCCGTTCGCAGCAGGCCGTTCGCGTCCATCGCGGTGCTCGGAATCACGACCCGCAGTCCCGGGCAGTGCGCGAAGATGCTCTCGCCGCACTGGCTGTGGTAGGGCGCTCCACCCTGCAGGTAGCCGCCATACGCCGAGCGGATGATCACGGGCGCCGCGAACGCGTTGTTCGAGCGCCACCGCAGGTTCGAGAGCTCGTTGCGGATCTGCATCATCGCGGGCCAGATGTAGTCGAAGAACTGGATCTCGACCACCGGGCGGAATCCGAGCGTCGCGAGTCCGATCGCACGCCCCACGATGTTCGCTTCGGCCAGCGGTGAGTTGTAGACGCGCTTGCCGCCGAACGCTTTCTGCAATCCCCAGGTCACGCCGAACACGCCACCCTTGCCCTTCACTTCCTCGAGGAATTCCTCGTTCGAAGCGTCGGCGATGTCCTCACCGAACATGATGATGCGCGAGTCGCGCTTCATCTCGTCCCGCAGGCAGTAGTTCACCAGCTGCAGAAGGGTCTCGGGCTGGCTCGCCGGATCGATCTGCGGTTCGACCGCGAAGCGATCCGAGGTCGGGTCGACGTTCGGCGAGTACACGAACATCGTCACCGCATGTGGAGGCGGCTGCTGGCTCTTGAGCGCCGATTCCGATTCCGCGCGCACGTGGGTCTGCACTTCGGTCGCGACGCGCTCGAGTCCGGCCTCGTCGATCAGTCCCTCTTCGACCAGAAAGCGGCCGAAGTTGGGAATGCAGTCGAGCTTCGCCTCTTCGTCGCGCACCGCCTTGGTCTTGTACTTGGATTCGTCGTCCGACATCGAATGCGAATACGGACGCGTCACCAGCGCGCGC from Candidatus Eisenbacteria bacterium includes:
- a CDS encoding dehydrogenase is translated as MAATRAQTASAARYHGLTRDELVGMYRNMLTSRRIDDEEIRLKKLNLVFFQISGAGHEAVLTAAGKLLKPGHDWFYPYYRDRALCLQLGMTPREMFLSSVGSMEDPNSGGRQMPSHWGHQKLNIVSQSSPTGTQFLQAVGAAEALVKYKDLEPEYPELKGRAKGDEVVLVTTGDGATSEGEFWEALSSACTLRLPVLFLVEDNGYAISVPVDVQTPGGNVAQLVKNFPNLHWVGEVDGSDPVESYGVLQEAIAYCRERKGPALVRALVTRPYSHSMSDDESKYKTKAVRDEEAKLDCIPNFGRFLVEEGLIDEAGLERVATEVQTHVRAESESALKSQQPPPHAVTMFVYSPNVDPTSDRFAVEPQIDPASQPETLLQLVNYCLRDEMKRDSRIIMFGEDIADASNEEFLEEVKGKGGVFGVTWGLQKAFGGKRVYNSPLAEANIVGRAIGLATLGFRPVVEIQFFDYIWPAMMQIRNELSNLRWRSNNAFAAPVIIRSAYGGYLQGGAPYHSQCGESIFAHCPGLRVVIPSTAMDANGLLRTALRSEDPVLFLEHKHLYRQPYAKSPYPGPEYTVPFGRARVVREGSDVTVVTYGALVQRSYLAAQELAEEGIEVEILDLRTVMPFDMEAIARSVRKTGRVIVAHEDTLTCGFGAEIAARVSDDLFWDLDAPVKRVAAMDVFCAYAPTSEELILPQKDDMLRAMRDLARV